From Anaerolineae bacterium:
TGTCTCTCCTGGCCGGCCCAGCAGGCGGGCATCCTATCGTTCATGGGTTCTCGCCGGGAAAACAGCGCCCCTTTCGAGGCCTCCGGCACCATTGAGGCGGAGCAGGTAACCATTGCCAGCGAAATTGGCGGCCGGGTGGTGCAGGTGTACGGCCGGCAGGGGCAGGCTGTGGCGCAGGGGGAAGTGCTGATCGCGCTGGACGACGCGCTCATCCGCGCCCAGATCGGACAGGCCCAGGCGGAGGTGGAGAAGGCCCAGGCGGAGCTGGAACAGCTTCTGGCCGGCGCCCGGCCGCATCAGGTGGAACGGGCCCGGGCGGAGCTGGCGCAGGCCGAAGCGAAGGACGCCGGCGCCAAACAGGCCTGGGAGGATGCCCGGCGACTGCGGGAGGACCCTCAGGAGCTGGACGCGCAGATCCACGCCGCGCAGAACGAGGTGGCCCTGGCCGAGGCGCGCCTGGACGCGGCGCGTGCCCGCCTCTCGGAGGCGGAAGCCCGCTATGAGGCGTCAAAAGGGGGCGGCTCGGATATCGAGAAGACGACCCAGGAAATCCTGCGCCTGCAGGTCGAGGCGGCTCGCTTGGCGGTCCAGCAGGCCGAGATCGCGCTGGCCGGCGCACGGCAGACGCTGGCAGTGCTTCAGCAGATACGCGCCCAGCCGGCCTCCCTCGATGCAAGCGTCCATCAGGCGGAGTGGGGCTATAAGCTGGCCGAGGCCGAGGTGGAGGTGCGTCGGGCGGAGCTGGCACTGCTGACCGCCGGCCCGCGCGCGGAAGAGGTGGCGTTGGCCCAGCGCAAGGTCGAGCTGGCACAGCGTGCCGTCGAGGCGCTGGAGGTCCAGCGCGACAAGCTGATCCTGCGGGCGCCCATCGCCGGCGTCATTTCCTCGGTCATGATCCACGCTGGGGAGAGCGCGACCGCCGGCGCCGCCCTGATGACGATCTCGGACCTTGCCCACGTGCACCTGACCATTTACGTGCCGGAGGCCGACCTGGGACGCGTGTACCTGGGACAGCCGGCGGAGGTGCGGGTGGATACCTATCCCGATCGCGTGTTCCCCGGCCGGGTGACGTATATCTCCTCACAGGCGGAGTTCACCCCGCGCAGTGTGCAGACGAAGGAAGAGCGCGTCAATATGGTCTTTGCCGTGAAAATCGCGCTGGACAATGTGGAGGGCATATTGAAGCCGGGGATGCCGGCGGATGCGAAGCTCCTGCCGTAGGGGTTACGCCGGCCGGCGGGATACCATGTGCCAGATGCCGAGGGGCTCCGGCGCCCGCACCAGCAAGGAGGCCAGCAGGTACATCAGCGCGCCGATGGTGATGCCGCCCAGGGCGATCAGCCAGGCACTGCTCTCCCCAAGATAGTACATGAAGCTCCACAGCACCATACCCATAGCGCCGGCGGAAAGCGTGATGCGGCCGAGGGAGGCGCTCATCTCTCCCCACGGCAGGCCGCCGGCGCGCCGCGCCAACAGCGCCATCAGCACAATCATCTCCAGCAGGGTAGCAATAGAGTTTGCCAGTGCCAGGCCGGCGTGTCCCATGCCACCGGCTTCTGTCGGCCGGCCCAATAGCAGGCTCAGGATGATGTTCAGCCCCATCGCCCCCAGGCCCACCAACACCGGCCGCAGGGTGTCATGCAGGGCGTAAAAGGCGCGCGAGAGGATCTCCACCGCGGAATGCCCGACCAGCCCGATGGCGTAGAATGCCAGCGCGCTGGCGACCCAGGCGGTGCTGTGGGCGTCGAAGGCGCCGCGCTGGAGCAGGACCTGCACCAGCGGCCGGCGCAGGAGGATAAGCCCCACGCTGGCCGGCACCGAGAGGTACAGCGTCGCCCGCAGGGTGGCGCTGACAGTGGAGC
This genomic window contains:
- a CDS encoding efflux RND transporter periplasmic adaptor subunit, translated to MSRPRRRTMLMALLILLTAAGCLSWPAQQAGILSFMGSRRENSAPFEASGTIEAEQVTIASEIGGRVVQVYGRQGQAVAQGEVLIALDDALIRAQIGQAQAEVEKAQAELEQLLAGARPHQVERARAELAQAEAKDAGAKQAWEDARRLREDPQELDAQIHAAQNEVALAEARLDAARARLSEAEARYEASKGGGSDIEKTTQEILRLQVEAARLAVQQAEIALAGARQTLAVLQQIRAQPASLDASVHQAEWGYKLAEAEVEVRRAELALLTAGPRAEEVALAQRKVELAQRAVEALEVQRDKLILRAPIAGVISSVMIHAGESATAGAALMTISDLAHVHLTIYVPEADLGRVYLGQPAEVRVDTYPDRVFPGRVTYISSQAEFTPRSVQTKEERVNMVFAVKIALDNVEGILKPGMPADAKLLP